ACCACGGCATCATGCGTTTCCACATATTCATGCTGACAAACGACAAACCGACGCAAGCCACCACGCCCAAGAAGATAAACAATGCCTGCCTTGTCAAAAAGAAATACGGATCGCCGCTGCCTGCCGCTGCATAGGCAATCGAAGCCGAATAAATCATCAGCAGACTAAACGCCGTCATCAAAGTCACCATCCACAGCAGCGACACATCGAATTTCTGTCCGCTGCGGACAATCGGACGGTCGAGCAACTGCGCCGCCCCCGTGCGGAACCGGCGGACGGGGCGGAGGTCGGAAAGTTGGGAAAAGATATTCATGGGTTGCTTTTATTCGTTTTTTATTTTGCAGACGGCCTTTGAGCGGTTATGCCGTCTGCAAAACCGCCGAAACGGGCATACAGACGGCTTCAAACACCTCACAACGCCTTAAACGCCTCGACAAACACTTCGGCGCGGTGGGCGTAACCTTTAAACATATCGAAGCTGGCACAGGCCGGGCTGAGCAAAACAATATCGCCCGCCTCTGCTTGGGCGTAGGCGGTTTGCACGGCCTCGTCCATACCGGCGCAATCGGTCAGTGCCACGCCGCAGCCTTCCAAATCGCGGCGGATTTGCGGCGCATCCGTGCCGATCAGCAGCACGCCTTTGGCCTTGCCTTTCAAGGCTTCGCGCAAAGGCGTGAAGTCCTGTCCTTTGCCCATGCCGCCGAGAATCACCCACAGCGGGCTTTGCAAACCGGCAATCGCGGCGGCGGTCGCCCCGACGTTGGTGCCTTTGCTGTCGTCGATAAAGGTAACGCCGTTTTTCTCGCCGACCTTTTCCACACGGTGCGGCAGGCCTTGGAAGGTTTTCACATGCGCCAGCAGCTCCTCCCTCGGCAGGCCGACGGCTTCGCACAGGGCAACGGCCGCCAGAACATTGGCGGCATTGTGCAGCCCCTGCAGCGGAATATCTGCCGCCGCAAGCAAATCGCTGCCGCCGTTTTTCAGACGGCCTGAAGCGCGGTCAAACCAATATTCGGCTTCGCGCTCCAACGAAAACCACTGCACATTGCGGCCGCTGCGTTTCATGGCGCGGCAGAATACGTCATCGGCATTCAATACCTGTACGCCTTCTCCGCGGAAAATTTTGTCTTTGGCGTGTGCATAATCCAGCAAATCGTCGTAGCGGTCGAGGTGGTCTTCGGAAATGTTCAACACTGTTGCCGCGCTCGGGCGCAGGCTTTCGGTGTTTTCAAGCTGGAAACTCGACAATTCCAACACCCATACATCGGCCTTCCTGCCGCCCCGCTGCAATTCGGCTTCCAACACGGGCGTGCCGATATTGCCTGCGACAACGGTATCGAGGCCGCATTTGATACACAGATAACCGACCAGGCTGGTGACGGTGGTTTTGCCGTTGCTGCCGGTGATGGCGATGACTTTGTCGCCGCGCCCTTCCAACACGCCCGCCAAAATCTCAATATCGCCGATGACGCGCCCGCCGCGCTGCTTAAACGCCTCAATTTCGGGCGTGCGCTCGGAAATGCCGGGACTCAGGGCGAGGATGTCGAAACCGTTGTCCAGTGCCTCTTTCAGACGGCCTGTATAGAAAACCAGCCCTTCGAACATTTTACCGATTTGCGATACGCGCTCTGCTTTCAATTCCGCATCGTAAGCGGAAACCTGCGCCCCTGCACGACGCAGAA
The nucleotide sequence above comes from Neisseria animalis. Encoded proteins:
- the murD gene encoding UDP-N-acetylmuramoyl-L-alanine--D-glutamate ligase, whose amino-acid sequence is MNWQNKKILVAGLGGTGISMIAFLRRAGAQVSAYDAELKAERVSQIGKMFEGLVFYTGRLKEALDNGFDILALSPGISERTPEIEAFKQRGGRVIGDIEILAGVLEGRGDKVIAITGSNGKTTVTSLVGYLCIKCGLDTVVAGNIGTPVLEAELQRGGRKADVWVLELSSFQLENTESLRPSAATVLNISEDHLDRYDDLLDYAHAKDKIFRGEGVQVLNADDVFCRAMKRSGRNVQWFSLEREAEYWFDRASGRLKNGGSDLLAAADIPLQGLHNAANVLAAVALCEAVGLPREELLAHVKTFQGLPHRVEKVGEKNGVTFIDDSKGTNVGATAAAIAGLQSPLWVILGGMGKGQDFTPLREALKGKAKGVLLIGTDAPQIRRDLEGCGVALTDCAGMDEAVQTAYAQAEAGDIVLLSPACASFDMFKGYAHRAEVFVEAFKAL